The following proteins are co-located in the Paraburkholderia phytofirmans PsJN genome:
- a CDS encoding Wadjet anti-phage system protein JetD domain-containing protein: MSWTTPADLRMQVSRIWERGELLAGLATGATLFPKRLVLKGPTSAEITERFEDIRRWSGGVRATAHCRVEMREFRHKVFGTNTLPIEVWIDSFEDAVALIGKQRDAASFALLLDVTRAREPRLVAWLAKRPLRVLELADVWGRLLDVCMWLERHPRPGVYIRQIDIANVHTKFIEAYRGVLSELLDVVLPEGTVDFERSGLGQFAARYGFREKPLRIRFRVLDAKKALFDPSSIEQDVTLDAASFARLELDVGRVFITENETNFLAFPPVDDSMVVFGAGYGFEMLTGATWLLHRRIHYWGDIDTHGFAILDQLRHQFDHVESFLMDRETLLAFKSQWDREDKQTLRDLPRLSRDEGQLYDDLRDNRLRANLRLEQEKIGFGWVEAALGRLG; encoded by the coding sequence GTGAGTTGGACGACACCGGCGGATCTGCGCATGCAGGTGAGCAGGATCTGGGAACGAGGTGAACTGCTTGCCGGACTTGCTACAGGCGCCACGCTATTCCCAAAGCGTCTCGTGCTCAAAGGACCCACGTCGGCCGAAATCACAGAGCGCTTCGAGGACATTCGTCGGTGGAGTGGCGGCGTTAGGGCGACGGCACATTGCCGCGTCGAGATGCGTGAGTTTCGGCACAAGGTTTTCGGCACCAATACGTTACCGATTGAAGTCTGGATCGACTCATTCGAGGACGCCGTCGCGCTGATTGGAAAACAACGCGATGCGGCCAGCTTCGCCTTGCTGCTGGATGTGACTCGTGCGCGCGAACCGCGCCTTGTCGCATGGCTTGCGAAACGACCACTCAGGGTGCTTGAGCTGGCGGACGTGTGGGGGCGGCTGCTGGATGTATGCATGTGGTTGGAGCGGCATCCCCGTCCGGGTGTGTATATAAGGCAGATCGACATCGCAAATGTGCATACCAAGTTTATCGAGGCCTATCGCGGTGTCCTGTCGGAATTACTGGATGTCGTGCTTCCCGAGGGAACGGTGGATTTCGAGCGGTCGGGTTTGGGCCAGTTCGCGGCGCGCTATGGGTTTCGGGAAAAGCCATTACGTATTCGATTTCGCGTGCTGGATGCAAAAAAGGCGCTCTTTGATCCCAGCAGCATTGAGCAGGACGTCACGCTGGACGCCGCCAGCTTCGCTCGCCTGGAACTCGACGTTGGCCGTGTTTTTATTACTGAGAACGAGACTAATTTTCTTGCCTTTCCGCCGGTTGACGACAGCATGGTTGTCTTCGGCGCGGGATATGGTTTTGAAATGCTGACGGGCGCCACATGGCTTTTGCATCGGCGGATTCACTACTGGGGCGATATCGATACGCACGGGTTCGCGATTCTCGATCAACTACGCCATCAGTTCGATCACGTGGAATCGTTCTTGATGGATCGGGAAACGTTGCTCGCGTTTAAATCGCAATGGGATCGAGAGGATAAGCAGACCTTGCGGGATTTGCCGAGGTTGAGTCGCGACGAGGGGCAGTTGTATGACGATCTGCGTGATAACCGTTTGCGTGCGAACCTGAGGTTGGAGCAGGAGAAGATTGGTTTTGGGTGGGTTGAGGCGGCGCTTGGGAGGTTGGGGTGA